The genomic stretch AGGGCGACCAGCAGCCGGTCGTGCAGCATCTTGATCGGCAAGCCGCCGGTGGTCGCGTCCTCGGGCACGTCCGGCAACGCTACCCGCCGTCCCCGATCGGGTTTGGGCGCCGAAAGCCGGACGGGGTTCGGCGCGGAAACCCGGGGGTCAGCCCCAGCCGAGGGCGTGCAGGCGCTCCTCCTCGATGCCGAAGTGGTGCGCGATCTCGTGCACGACGGTGATCGTGACCTCCTCGACGACCTGGTCCTCGTCGTCGCAGACGTCGCAGATCGCCACCCGGTAGATCATGATCCGGTCCGGCAGCGCGCCGCCGTAGTCCCAGCCGCGCTCGGTGAGCGCGTAGCCCTCGTAGATGCCCAGCAGGTCCGGTTCCTCGGGGTTCCGGTCCTCCACCAGGACGACGACGTTGTCCAGCAGCGCCATCAGCTCGGCGGGCACCTGGTCCAGCGCGTCGGCGACCAGCTCCTCGAACCGGTCGACGGGCAGTGGCCTCACCAGCTGGTGGGCTGCGGGCGGCCCTCCTCGTAGCCGGCCGCGCTCTGCACCCCCAGCACCGCCCGCTCGTGCAGCTCGTCGACGGTGCGCGCCCCGGCGTAGGTGGCCGAGGAGCGCACGCCGGCCACGATCTGGTCGATCAGGTCCTCGACGCCGGGCCGGGCCGGGTCCAGGTACATCCGGGAGGAGCTGATGCCCTCCTCGAACAGCCCGGCGCGGGCCCGGTCGAAGCCGCTCTGGGTGGCGGTGCGGGCCTTGACCGCCCGCGCCGACGCCATCCCGAAGCTCTCCTTGTACTTCCGGCCGGTGCCGTCGTCGTACAGGTCGCCGGCGCTCTCGTAGGTGCCGGCGAACCAGGAGCCGATCATCACGTTCGCCGCGCCGGCGGCCAGCGCCAGCGCCACGTCGCGGGGGTGCTTCACGCCGCCGTCGGCCCACACGTGCTTGCCCAGCTCGCGCGCCGCGGCGGCGCACTCCTCGACGGCGGAGAACTGCGGGCGGCCGACGCCGGTCATCATCCGGGTGGTGCACATGGCGCCGGGCCCGACGCCGACCTTGACGACGTCCGCCCCGGCCTCGACCAGGTCGCGGGTGCCCTCGGCGGTCACCACGTTGCCGGCCACCACCGGCGTCGTCCCGGCGACGGCGCGGACGGCGCGCACCGCCTCGACCGCCTTCTCCTGGTGGCCGTGCGCGGTGTCGACGACGAGCACGTCCACCCCGTGCGCCAGCAAGGCCTCGGCCTTGCCGGCGACGTCGCCGTTGATGCCGACGGCGGCGGCGGTGAGCAGC from Modestobacter roseus encodes the following:
- a CDS encoding metallopeptidase family protein, which gives rise to MRPLPVDRFEELVADALDQVPAELMALLDNVVVLVEDRNPEEPDLLGIYEGYALTERGWDYGGALPDRIMIYRVAICDVCDDEDQVVEEVTITVVHEIAHHFGIEEERLHALGWG
- a CDS encoding GuaB1 family IMP dehydrogenase-related protein, whose product is MRFLGDRRPDHDLTYSDVFMVPAHSTVGSRLEVDLTTPDRVGTTVPIVVANMTAISGRRMAETVARRGGLAVLPQDIPIDVVGEVVSWVKSRHTVYDTPITLGPTSTVAEALSLMGKRAHGVVVVVQAGRPVGVVTDGACQGVDRFTQLSEVMTPEPLTIPAGTDLPKVFDVLSAERISAAPVVDGDQLVGLITRKGALRSAIYAPAVDSAGQLLTAAAVGINGDVAGKAEALLAHGVDVLVVDTAHGHQEKAVEAVRAVRAVAGTTPVVAGNVVTAEGTRDLVEAGADVVKVGVGPGAMCTTRMMTGVGRPQFSAVEECAAAARELGKHVWADGGVKHPRDVALALAAGAANVMIGSWFAGTYESAGDLYDDGTGRKYKESFGMASARAVKARTATQSGFDRARAGLFEEGISSSRMYLDPARPGVEDLIDQIVAGVRSSATYAGARTVDELHERAVLGVQSAAGYEEGRPQPTSW